DNA sequence from the Bradyrhizobium diazoefficiens genome:
GCCACCAGCATCATCGGCTGGCCGCGCTGCGGCGCTGGATGTACCCGGGCGACCCTGCGCCTGGCCTGCGGCTTGGCATCGGTCTTGTTGGCTGAGGCCGCGGCCCTCGCTGCCGCCGGCTTGAATTGGGCAAAGGTCTCGCGCACCTTCTTCGCCGATATGTCAGCCAACGCGTCTGCCTGCGCGGTCCGTTGAGGGGCCGCGACGGCAGCCGTCTTCACCACCGGCGGGGCAATGGTCGGCTGGCTGGTATCGAGCACGACACGTTCGGGCAGGTGGCGGTCGGACCGAATCCGGATCAGCGGCTGATCGTAGCCTGCACTCGCAACAGTCTGCGCAGGCGGCGACGGCGGCCAAACGAAATCAGCCGCAAACAACAGTGCAAGCAGCGCTCCACCGACGAAAATGAAATACCGAAAGATGGGCATTGGCTGCGCTCCGCCCCCCGCATCCCCGCGTGGGCTCTTGGCCTTAACCGGCGATCACTTCATTGGTTCCTACGCTCAGCCTTTTGGTTCAAATGGCAACGCCAACATTTGGGCCAAGGGGCAACGACGGTAACTTTTCCGCTAGCGGAATGTGCGACCCTTTAGACGCGCCGTGCCGTCACCAGCGAGCACTTCGCCTGATCGGCATTCACGTTGACGAATCCGACGGGCACGTGCGCAAAGGTCTTGCGGCTGTTCATGCGGACTGTGTCGGCGAGCAAGCGGCTGCGATCGGTCAGATGACTGCCGTCGCGCCGCGTGAAAGCGCAGGCGATCTCAAGATCCTTTACGGCATAGTCGTTGTCATTTCGCACGGTGAAGGTCACCAGCGCCTTCGAACCGAGCCCGCCGCGGCGCCAGGTCTGCGAAGATATTTTCAGCCGATCGAGCGCAGCAGCCTCTGCAGCGGGGGTCTCGGGGGTCGTTGCAGGAGGAACTGGATCGACGCTTGCGAGCGCCAATTTCGCGGGTTTGATTTGAGCGACATTGCCTTCGGAGGGCGACATCAGCAGCCAGACAGCACCACCAACCGCGAGAGCGGCCAAGAGCCACAGCGGGCACCGCTTGGGCCAGACGCTTGTCCAAAGCCCGGAGCGTGCCATCTCCTCGCCATTCCTGACGAAGCTTCCCAGTCCGATCCGGCCAAACCCTTTGTTCATGGGTGTGTCACTCGCCTCTTCTTCAATCCATAAGACGAACTAAGGTTCCCTCACGCGCGCGAATCGCGACTAAGAGCGACGGTAGCGATCGTCAATCGGGGTCGCTAACATGCGCTGCAACATCGCGAGCGCCCTTCGGGAGGAATTGAAATGCCAGTCGTCGTCACCTGGGATCACGTTCATCTGCGCAGCCCCGATCCGGAAGCGACCGCGGACTGGCTGCGCGATGTCCTCGGCGGCGAGATCGTGCGCGCGCCGGGGCGCATCGACGTGAACCTCGGCGGCGCAAAGATTTTCATCGCGCCACTGGAAGGCGACATCGCCGTCAACCCGCCGCCCCCGCACCCGCATCAGGGCCTCGACCATTTCGGGCTCACGGTCAAGGATATCGACGCCGTCGCCGCCGAGATCAAGGCAAAGGGCGTGACGTTCACGCGCGAGCCGACCACGATCCGGCCCGGAGTACGCATCTGCTTCATCCGCGGCCCCGAAGGCATCTCCATCGAGCTGCTCGAGCGCGACAAGAAGTACACCTGATCCTTCAGGGCCTAGGCCTCGTCCGTCATTTTAGTGTCACAGACACCTTTGGTCCGCAGCGCCCGGCAAGCGAAACTGCCGCGTTGCGCGAGGGGTGGTGCTTTGGCATAAAAGCTTCACCGGCTACGCCATTGGGCGATGGCGGCCGGCCTCGGGATGTTATGAAGAACGGCCTCTATTCGATTCACGTGAGCCTGCTCGATGGTCGAGTAGGCAAGGGCAGCGGCGTGATTCTTTTTCGCGACGGCAAGATTCTTGGCGGCGATGCCTACCTCTATTACACCGGCAGCTACGTGGTGAAGGACGACCACACCTTCAAGGGCGAGGTGCTGGTGCAACGGCACACCACACCGCGCGGCGACGACAATCCGCTGTTCGGCGGCCCTGCCCCGGTCGGCATCGGTGTCAGCGGGACCTACACAGACACCCGCGCGGAGATGACCGGCACGGCGCTGGTCGGCAAGGCCAGCCTGATTTTTGGCGCCACCCTGCACAAGCTCACAGAGGCCGACTAGGGACAGAACTATTCGGCGGCCTGCTCCAGCGGCGCGGTGCGCGGCAGGATCATATGGATGCGCGTGCCGTCACCCGGCTCGGAATCGAGATCGAGCCGCCCGCCAAGCCGGTTGGTGACAATGCTATAGACGATGTGCAGTCCGAGACCGGTTCCGCCCTGATCGCGCCGCGTCGTGAAAAACGGGTCGAAGGCGCGACGGCGCACATCGAGGCTCATGCCGCAGCCATTGTCAGAGACGATGATCTCGACATTGTCCTTGCCGGATTCGCGCACCTGGATGTCGATGATCCCCGGACGTCCGTCCGGGAAAGCGTGCGCTACCGCATTCAGGAATAGATTGGTCAGAACTTGGCCGTACG
Encoded proteins:
- a CDS encoding VOC family protein; the protein is MPVVVTWDHVHLRSPDPEATADWLRDVLGGEIVRAPGRIDVNLGGAKIFIAPLEGDIAVNPPPPHPHQGLDHFGLTVKDIDAVAAEIKAKGVTFTREPTTIRPGVRICFIRGPEGISIELLERDKKYT
- a CDS encoding GrlR family regulatory protein, with protein sequence MKNGLYSIHVSLLDGRVGKGSGVILFRDGKILGGDAYLYYTGSYVVKDDHTFKGEVLVQRHTTPRGDDNPLFGGPAPVGIGVSGTYTDTRAEMTGTALVGKASLIFGATLHKLTEAD